The nucleotide window GTTTCCCTAATTGAAATTTCTTTTTTCCTAATGTTCTAAATCTATTAACCTTCATATTGTTTAAAGCACCTCCAAAATATTTAGGGACGCCTAAGTTTATTCAAAAGAAAAGAAAAGATGGCGTCCCTTTCTTTAATATCGGCAGATTTGGTATTTTTCTTAAATATTTCTTTTCTTTTTGTTTTTTTAACAATAATCCATTTTATCTTATTGTTTATATAGATTTGTAAAAAGTTGGGGAAGTTCTGAAAAGAAATCTTTACAATCGCTGACTGGAAATATTATCCTATAATTAAGAAATGAGGCTTTTTTTCCTTACAATATTTGGCATTGCATTTGGCTACCTTGAAGCAATTGTTGTTGTCTATATAAGGAGGATATTGCCAGGCGATGCCTGGTCGCATATTCACAGCATAGATGCTGTTTCTAATTTTCTTATTAAGCACAAAATGTTATTCATAGAGCAAACAAGAGAGGTATCAACAATTGTTATTTTATTGACCATTGCCATAATGGCAGGGGTAAGGATTAAAGAAAGAATTGCCTATTTCTTATGGGTCTTTGGAATCTGGGATATATTTTATTACATTTTTCTCTATATCTGGCTTAAGTGGCCAAGGTCTATCTTTGATTTTGACATTCTGTTTCTTATACCTTCTCCCTGGATTGCACCCTGTATTCTTCCCATTGGGTGTTCTATCCTCTTTCTCTGGACAGCCCTTCTTTTGTTAAAGCATTAAAATTTAAAATTAGGTCTTTTATCTCTTCTAAAAATAAGGCTTCTGCCTTTTTTTGGGCTTGAGAAATAGCAGATACAATAAGGTCAGCAAGCATTGCAACATCCTTTTCTAACCCTTTTTCTATCTTTATATCCAAAACATCCTTCATTCCATTGCAGGTAACCTCAACCATTCCTCCGCCAGATTGGCCATTTACCCTTTTCTCTTTTAGCCTTGTTAAAAGTTCATCCCTTAAGGATTCAATCTTTCCAATATTCCTTACTAAAGAAAAAATGTCTATCATTTTATCTCCACAGCATCAAATATTTCAGAGGCAAGCTCAACAATATCCCTTTCAGGAATTACAATTTCCATTTTTCTCTTAAAAAGCTCATTTAAAACATCTTCAATAACCCTTTTATTCTCTGCCTTTTCTATAATTCTTCTATGTGTATTTGCCGTTTCTTTAAATTTTAAAATAAGCTTGTTTTCCTCTTCTTCAATAGACTCTATCTCTTGTAAGGGGTTTTTAAGAAGGGGGTTTTTCTTGGAAACCATCTCCAAAACCTCATTCCACCTTCCCAATACATCATCATTTTGACCCTCTGACCCTCTGACCCTCTGACCCTCTGACTCCTGAATAAGCTTTATTATAGCCAGTTCAAGGAGAAGCT belongs to bacterium and includes:
- a CDS encoding YbaB/EbfC family nucleoid-associated protein, translating into MIDIFSLVRNIGKIESLRDELLTRLKEKRVNGQSGGGMVEVTCNGMKDVLDIKIEKGLEKDVAMLADLIVSAISQAQKKAEALFLEEIKDLILNFNALTKEGLSRERG